Proteins found in one Miscanthus floridulus cultivar M001 chromosome 4, ASM1932011v1, whole genome shotgun sequence genomic segment:
- the LOC136547999 gene encoding GDSL esterase/lipase EXL1-like: protein MAATQQSLTPCLCRGNAHPPWGRFVRALLVATAAALVVVVVHADGATTTTAAAGGSAAATDDHQRPKIPAIFVFGDSIVDPGNTNNRLTAAKANFPPYGQDFPGGVATERFSNGLVPGDLFGTCVRVPPPPSCEPLPPPMGGGWAQGNGPPLPLVPPRRHPLGRRPPPCRTPLGRRPRRSSMVEQEEVGEDGGHET from the exons ATGGCGGCGACTCAGCAGTCTCTGACGCCCTGTCTCTGCAGGGGGAATGCCCATCCGCCGTGGGGCCGATTCGTCCGGGCACTCCTcgtggccacggcggcggcgctggtggtCGTCGTCGTCCATGCAGACGgagctacgacgacgacggcagcaGCTGGTGGCTCCGCCGCCGCTACGGACGACCACCAGCGGCCGAAGATCCCGGCCATCTTCGTGTTCGGCGACTCCATCGTCGACCCCGGCAACACCAACAACCGGTTGACGGCGGCCAAGGCCAACTTCCCGCCGTACGGGCAGGACTTCCCCGGCGGCGTCGCCACCGAGAGGTTCTCCAATGGCTTGGTCCCTGGGGACCTCTTTGGTACGTGCGTGAG ggttccaccgccgccgtcttgCGAGCCGCTGCCACCGCCGATGGGAGGAGGCTGGGCGCAGGGCAACGGGCCACCCCTACCCCTCGTTCCTCCTCGCCGTCATCCGCTCGGGCGTCGCCCTCCTCCTTGCCGTACTCCGCTCGGGCGCCGCCCTCGGCGTTCGTCCATGGTGGAGCAAGAGGAGGTAGGAGAGGATGGGGGCCATGAAACCTAG